One region of Exiguobacterium acetylicum genomic DNA includes:
- the pstB gene encoding phosphate ABC transporter ATP-binding protein PstB, which yields MNQPVAARESVYNVKDLNLWYGDDHALKDVNLDIKKNEVTAIIGPSGCGKSTFIKTLNRMVELVPIVRTNGAIEYHGRNIFDKEYGVEELRTSVGMVFQQPNPFPKSIYDNIAYGPRVHGVKNKKILDEIVERSLRRAAIWDEVKDRLNENAYGLSGGQQQRLCIARCLAIEPDVILMDEPTSALDPISTLKVEELVQELKSDYSIIIVTHNMQQAARVSDKTAFFLNGEVVEFDQTDRIFGNPSDKRTEDYISGRFG from the coding sequence ATGAATCAACCAGTAGCAGCACGTGAGAGCGTCTATAACGTCAAAGACTTAAACTTATGGTACGGTGACGATCATGCGCTGAAAGATGTCAATCTCGACATTAAGAAAAATGAAGTCACGGCAATCATTGGACCGTCTGGCTGCGGGAAATCGACATTCATCAAAACATTGAATCGAATGGTCGAACTCGTTCCGATCGTACGGACGAATGGTGCAATCGAGTATCACGGACGTAATATCTTTGATAAAGAATACGGTGTCGAAGAATTACGGACATCGGTCGGAATGGTCTTCCAGCAACCGAACCCATTTCCAAAATCAATTTATGACAACATCGCTTATGGTCCTCGTGTCCACGGTGTTAAAAACAAAAAAATCCTCGACGAGATCGTCGAACGTAGTTTACGCCGTGCAGCGATCTGGGATGAAGTCAAAGATCGTTTGAACGAAAATGCCTATGGTCTTTCTGGTGGTCAGCAACAACGTCTTTGTATCGCGCGTTGTCTTGCAATCGAGCCAGATGTCATCTTGATGGATGAGCCGACATCGGCACTTGACCCGATTTCTACATTAAAAGTAGAAGAACTCGTCCAAGAGTTGAAATCAGACTACTCGATCATCATCGTGACACACAACATGCAACAGGCTGCACGTGTTTCAGACAAAACAGCGTTCTTCTTGAATGGTGAAGTCGTCGAGTTCGATCAAACAGACCGGATCTTTGGCAATCCGAGTGACAAACGGACGGAAGATTACATTTCAGGACGATTCGGATAA
- a CDS encoding peptidoglycan D,D-transpeptidase FtsI family protein, whose protein sequence is MAKRITVRGRRRNHLPLRLNLMFFVVFLLFAILIFRLGVVQIVNGEKISREVQKTEMIASKYEVPRGKIYDRDGRLLVDTISKYSIVYRRAQTTKVDERIEIAQRLAAIIDLPKKDWKVTERDIKDFWIATNTKESDRRYQEAVKQKYPSAEAQSKLSIAEQDQIRLDAITKDDIDYDDQTMEVIAIKHNMEVGYALDPQLVKLGASAKEMAIIDENLEDLKGISVEPFYERSYPYEGTLRNIFGKYSKIPAEQQAEFKAKGYSLNDRVGTSFLEQQYEDLLRGKPAYDVYETFNGEPVGDPKREEGESGKDLVLTVDAEYNKQVDQIMQQAIKMGRGMGSRYLKEGYAVVMNPQTGEILAMSGQKLDPATGKFSDVAINNVLTSLQIGSTIKGATVAMGLEEGVIRQNEVINDAPITIGGTKKASYVNMGAITDLTALERSSNVYMFNIAMRMAKYPSNGIAGASVDGAAAIMQNYYSQFGLGVTTGVDLPYEAKGVQGTPDRVTLLMDRVIGQYDAFTPLQVAQYISTLANGGYRVQPHFLKEVLASNSIEKGTKQVDYSFKTNYLNRIEVSQDNIDHVREGLHRVVKGERGTAKIIAQTGIDAAAKTGTAQVSVYGDDGIALRDGSGQPVRSLNSNLVGWAPYDNPEMAWAVFLPYMEQETVNSKIGHDLVKAYFNVKDIPWQTKPN, encoded by the coding sequence ATGGCTAAACGAATCACCGTACGAGGAAGACGGCGTAATCATCTGCCGCTTCGTCTGAATTTAATGTTCTTCGTCGTTTTTTTATTGTTTGCGATTTTGATTTTCCGTTTAGGAGTCGTGCAAATCGTCAATGGTGAGAAAATTTCGCGGGAAGTTCAAAAAACAGAAATGATCGCATCAAAATATGAAGTGCCACGCGGAAAGATTTATGACCGGGATGGTCGTCTTTTGGTTGATACGATTTCTAAATACTCCATCGTCTACCGTCGAGCACAAACGACGAAAGTCGATGAACGCATTGAGATTGCACAACGCCTTGCGGCAATCATTGATTTGCCTAAAAAAGATTGGAAAGTCACAGAACGTGATATTAAGGACTTCTGGATCGCGACAAACACGAAAGAGTCTGATCGTCGTTATCAAGAAGCCGTCAAACAGAAATATCCTTCAGCAGAAGCACAAAGTAAACTATCAATCGCAGAACAGGATCAAATCCGATTAGATGCGATTACGAAAGACGATATCGATTATGACGATCAAACGATGGAAGTCATTGCGATCAAACACAACATGGAAGTCGGATATGCGCTTGATCCACAACTCGTCAAACTCGGTGCTTCCGCAAAAGAGATGGCGATCATCGATGAAAATCTAGAAGATTTAAAAGGTATATCGGTGGAACCGTTCTATGAGCGTTCTTATCCATATGAAGGAACACTTCGAAACATCTTCGGGAAGTATTCGAAGATTCCAGCAGAACAACAAGCGGAGTTCAAAGCAAAAGGTTACAGCTTGAATGACCGTGTCGGAACATCATTCCTTGAACAACAGTATGAGGATCTTCTGCGCGGGAAACCCGCGTACGATGTGTATGAGACGTTCAATGGAGAGCCGGTCGGTGATCCAAAACGCGAAGAAGGCGAGTCCGGTAAAGATCTCGTTCTGACCGTGGATGCAGAGTACAACAAACAAGTCGACCAAATCATGCAACAAGCGATTAAAATGGGGCGTGGCATGGGTAGTCGTTATCTAAAAGAAGGTTACGCCGTCGTCATGAACCCACAGACTGGTGAGATTCTTGCGATGTCTGGTCAAAAGCTGGATCCAGCAACCGGTAAGTTTTCGGATGTCGCAATCAATAACGTGTTGACGTCCCTTCAGATCGGTTCGACGATCAAAGGTGCAACGGTTGCGATGGGACTCGAGGAGGGCGTCATCCGTCAAAACGAAGTCATCAATGATGCGCCGATCACAATCGGGGGAACGAAAAAAGCATCGTACGTCAATATGGGAGCAATCACGGACTTGACGGCACTTGAGCGTTCATCAAACGTTTATATGTTCAACATTGCGATGCGGATGGCGAAGTACCCAAGTAACGGTATTGCCGGAGCGAGTGTAGACGGAGCAGCTGCCATCATGCAGAATTACTATAGCCAATTCGGTCTTGGGGTGACGACAGGTGTTGATTTGCCATACGAAGCAAAAGGTGTTCAAGGGACACCTGACCGTGTCACGCTACTCATGGACCGAGTCATCGGACAGTATGATGCTTTTACACCGCTACAAGTCGCACAGTATATTTCAACACTTGCCAACGGTGGCTATCGTGTTCAGCCGCACTTCTTAAAAGAAGTTCTCGCGTCGAATTCGATTGAAAAAGGAACGAAACAAGTTGATTATAGCTTTAAGACGAATTACCTGAATCGGATTGAAGTCAGTCAAGATAACATTGATCATGTCCGAGAAGGATTGCATCGTGTCGTCAAGGGAGAACGTGGTACAGCAAAAATCATCGCACAAACCGGTATTGATGCAGCTGCGAAAACAGGTACAGCGCAGGTCAGTGTCTATGGTGATGATGGGATCGCCTTACGTGACGGAAGTGGTCAACCGGTTCGTTCATTGAACTCGAACCTTGTTGGCTGGGCACCGTACGATAATCCAGAGATGGCATGGGCCGTGTTCCTTCCTTATATGGAACAAGAAACCGTCAACTCAAAAATCGGTCACGATCTTGTCAAAGCGTACTTTAATGTCAAAGATATCCCGTGGCAAACTAAGCCAAATTAA
- the pstA gene encoding phosphate ABC transporter permease PstA, with protein MALPEKQPVSKKFIDPVAVKKSISQRLVVNNVTKVIFLAGLFFGLVVLGILLFGVIRDGASWLSLEFLQNAPSRRSERAGIYPALMGSIFLMLLIIPMIFIIGVGAAIYLEEYAKKSRMTSFIEVNISNLAGVPSIVFGLLGLTFFVRNMGFGSTLIAGALTLALMSLPVVIVSSQEAIRAVPQAMRHASLALGASKWQTTFKVVLPASLPGVITGIILAVSRAIGETAPLIMVGAAIFIARAPESIFSEFTALPIQIYNWTSRPQADFQGLAAAGIIVLMVILLTMNSLAIWIRNRFSKRY; from the coding sequence ATGGCCTTACCAGAAAAGCAACCTGTCTCAAAGAAATTCATTGATCCGGTCGCGGTGAAGAAATCCATTAGCCAGCGACTCGTCGTCAACAACGTCACAAAAGTCATTTTCCTTGCTGGACTGTTCTTCGGTCTCGTCGTCTTAGGTATTCTCTTGTTCGGCGTCATCCGTGACGGTGCATCATGGTTATCACTTGAGTTTCTACAAAATGCACCATCACGCCGTTCGGAACGTGCCGGGATTTATCCGGCGTTAATGGGCTCCATCTTCTTGATGCTCCTCATCATCCCGATGATTTTCATCATTGGTGTCGGGGCAGCGATTTACCTAGAAGAGTACGCGAAAAAGAGTCGGATGACTTCATTCATCGAAGTCAACATCTCAAACCTTGCTGGTGTTCCGTCAATCGTCTTCGGTTTACTTGGTTTGACGTTCTTCGTACGTAACATGGGCTTCGGTTCAACATTGATTGCAGGAGCATTGACACTCGCGTTGATGAGTCTTCCGGTCGTCATTGTCTCGTCCCAAGAGGCAATCCGTGCCGTTCCACAAGCGATGCGTCATGCATCACTTGCACTCGGTGCTTCGAAATGGCAAACAACGTTCAAAGTCGTTCTTCCGGCGTCACTACCGGGTGTCATCACTGGGATCATCTTGGCTGTATCTCGAGCGATTGGTGAGACAGCACCACTCATCATGGTCGGAGCTGCGATTTTCATTGCTCGTGCGCCAGAAAGTATTTTCTCAGAGTTCACAGCATTACCGATTCAAATCTACAACTGGACAAGTCGTCCACAAGCGGACTTCCAAGGACTTGCAGCAGCAGGCATCATCGTCTTAATGGTTATCCTCTTGACGATGAACTCACTTGCAATCTGGATCCGGAACCGATTCTCAAAACGCTACTAA
- a CDS encoding PstS family phosphate ABC transporter substrate-binding protein produces the protein MSWMKKTALITTVASIAVVGAACGNDKGGSASSSDLKGKIAIDGSSTVFPIMEAVGEEYSMEQPDVDVTVGVSGTGGGFKRFVVGETDLSNASREIKEEEAAEAKKNNIEFTKMALAYDGLTVAVSKENTWVKELTMEQLEKIWLDPNIKTWKDVDSSYPAEPLKFFSPGKDSGTFDFFSEEVLEKKDMRKDVQLSEDDNVLVKGVEGTKGAIGYFGYAYYAENKDKLKEVPLSAEGKDAVDPTPETIKDLSYPLSREIYTYINNKSMKDKKQVADFVQFTNENAGDLAEEVGYIKMPQDRYDENAKAIEDAMK, from the coding sequence ATGTCTTGGATGAAAAAAACAGCACTCATCACAACGGTAGCATCAATCGCAGTAGTGGGGGCAGCATGTGGTAACGATAAAGGCGGTTCTGCTAGTTCATCTGATTTAAAAGGAAAAATCGCAATCGACGGTTCTTCTACTGTCTTCCCGATCATGGAAGCTGTCGGTGAAGAATATTCAATGGAACAACCTGACGTAGATGTCACAGTCGGTGTCTCTGGTACAGGTGGCGGATTCAAACGCTTCGTCGTTGGTGAAACAGATCTTTCGAATGCGTCGCGTGAAATTAAAGAAGAAGAAGCAGCTGAAGCGAAAAAGAACAATATTGAATTCACAAAAATGGCACTCGCATATGACGGTTTGACTGTCGCAGTCAGCAAAGAAAATACATGGGTAAAAGAGCTCACAATGGAGCAACTCGAGAAAATCTGGCTCGACCCGAACATCAAGACTTGGAAAGATGTCGATTCTTCTTATCCGGCTGAACCACTTAAATTCTTCAGCCCAGGGAAAGATTCAGGAACATTCGACTTCTTCTCTGAGGAAGTACTTGAGAAAAAAGATATGCGTAAAGATGTTCAATTATCAGAAGACGATAACGTTCTCGTCAAAGGTGTTGAAGGAACGAAAGGCGCAATCGGATACTTCGGTTATGCGTACTACGCTGAGAATAAAGATAAGTTGAAGGAAGTACCACTTTCTGCTGAAGGAAAAGACGCAGTCGATCCAACACCAGAAACGATCAAAGATCTTTCTTATCCACTATCACGTGAAATCTACACGTACATCAATAACAAATCGATGAAAGACAAAAAACAAGTCGCTGACTTCGTTCAGTTCACGAACGAAAACGCTGGTGATCTTGCTGAAGAAGTCGGATATATCAAAATGCCGCAAGATCGTTACGATGAAAACGCAAAAGCAATTGAAGACGCAATGAAATAA
- a CDS encoding superoxide dismutase, with amino-acid sequence MSKFELPELGYAYDALEPHIDARTMEIHHTKHHNTYVTNVNAALEGTEHEGKSLEELLQNLDALPANIQTAVRNNGGGHWNHSFFWKLLKKNDGAAPTGELATAIDEAFGSFDAFKDAFAKAATTRFGSGWAWLIVDGGKLAVVSTPNQDTPVMEGKTPILGLDVWEHAYYLNYQNRRPDYINAFFNVVDWDHVAKLYADAK; translated from the coding sequence ATGTCAAAATTTGAATTACCAGAACTCGGCTACGCTTATGATGCGCTTGAGCCACATATCGATGCTCGTACGATGGAGATTCACCACACGAAACACCACAACACGTATGTCACGAACGTGAATGCGGCGCTTGAGGGTACAGAACATGAAGGAAAGTCACTTGAAGAACTTCTTCAAAACTTGGATGCTCTCCCAGCAAACATTCAAACTGCAGTCCGTAACAACGGTGGCGGTCATTGGAACCACTCATTCTTCTGGAAACTGTTGAAGAAGAACGACGGTGCTGCTCCAACAGGCGAACTCGCGACAGCAATCGACGAAGCATTCGGATCATTCGATGCATTCAAAGATGCGTTCGCAAAAGCAGCAACAACTCGTTTTGGTTCAGGTTGGGCTTGGTTAATCGTTGACGGTGGAAAATTGGCGGTCGTTTCGACACCAAACCAAGATACACCAGTCATGGAAGGCAAAACACCAATCCTCGGTCTTGATGTTTGGGAACATGCATACTATCTTAACTATCAAAACCGTCGTCCTGATTACATCAATGCGTTCTTCAACGTCGTTGATTGGGATCACGTAGCGAAGCTTTACGCTGACGCGAAGTAA
- the phoU gene encoding phosphate signaling complex protein PhoU produces MAANRTIFGENLAILDQKVFLLARKTMQQIATTAEALEKYDQDIARGVIENDNELDDLELEINDDAILLIAKQQPVATDLRRIITAMKISSDLERIADYAGNISKAVLRVETFPYVIDISLLKEAFETLLDMTETAIVAYRDGDVEKAKALSDLDNVIDETTYKALRQYMRHMSLQPIVVDEVMQFTNICRYIERMGDHLTNVGEHLIYLEKGKHYDLNG; encoded by the coding sequence ATGGCAGCGAACCGTACGATTTTTGGAGAAAATCTTGCAATACTCGATCAAAAGGTCTTTTTACTGGCTCGTAAGACGATGCAACAGATCGCAACAACGGCAGAAGCACTCGAAAAATATGATCAAGACATCGCGCGTGGTGTCATCGAAAATGATAATGAACTCGATGATCTTGAACTTGAAATCAACGATGATGCGATTTTATTAATCGCGAAGCAACAACCCGTTGCGACGGATTTACGACGAATTATCACCGCGATGAAAATTTCGTCGGATCTTGAACGGATTGCAGATTATGCGGGGAATATCTCAAAAGCGGTTCTACGTGTCGAAACATTCCCGTATGTCATCGATATTTCGTTGTTGAAGGAAGCATTCGAGACATTACTGGATATGACGGAAACTGCAATCGTTGCCTATCGTGACGGAGATGTCGAGAAAGCAAAAGCCTTGTCTGATCTCGATAACGTCATTGATGAGACGACATATAAGGCACTTCGCCAGTACATGCGTCATATGTCACTTCAGCCGATCGTCGTCGATGAAGTCATGCAATTCACGAATATTTGCCGCTACATCGAGCGGATGGGTGATCATTTGACGAACGTCGGGGAGCATCTGATCTATCTCGAAAAAGGAAAACATTATGATTTAAACGGATGA
- a CDS encoding alpha-amylase gives MERNHTMMQFFEWHVENDGKHWQRLKERAPELRAAGITSVWIPPASKGQSDEDTGYGIYDVYDLGEFDQKGTVRTKYGTKDELVEAIQVARENDIAVYADVVMNHKAAADELETINVVEVHPEDRSKEISEEFEIEAWTKFTFPGRNGKYSDFIWTHEFFNGTDFDAREEKTGVFKISGKNKDWNDQVDDEFGNYDYLMFANIDYNHPEVREEMIRWGHWFQETIDCQGFRLDAIKHINYEFVHEFAKSMIEKSEGDFYMVGEFWKSDLDDCRHFLDSVDYTIDLFDVPLHYKFHEASKQGQDFDMTTLFADTLVESHPTNAVTFVDNHDSQPGESLESWVDDWFKQHAYAAILLRKDGYPCVFYGDYYGVQGPHPVEGKKEMIDALLYARYHKAYGEQEDYLDDPHCVGWVRRGVEEIENSGCAVLLSNADMCEKRMFVGEERAGQEWFDYTNHQDHPVVIDDEGFGVFPVPGGGVSVFAPREVE, from the coding sequence ATGGAACGTAACCATACGATGATGCAGTTTTTTGAGTGGCATGTAGAGAATGATGGGAAGCACTGGCAACGCTTGAAAGAGCGGGCGCCTGAATTACGTGCTGCCGGCATCACGTCCGTGTGGATTCCACCGGCGTCAAAAGGTCAATCGGATGAAGATACAGGATATGGCATCTATGACGTCTATGATTTAGGCGAATTTGATCAAAAAGGAACGGTCCGTACGAAATACGGTACGAAAGATGAACTCGTCGAAGCGATCCAGGTTGCTCGTGAGAACGATATCGCTGTTTACGCGGATGTCGTCATGAACCATAAAGCAGCAGCCGATGAACTCGAGACGATCAATGTCGTCGAGGTCCATCCAGAAGATCGTTCGAAAGAAATTTCAGAAGAGTTTGAAATCGAAGCTTGGACGAAGTTTACGTTCCCAGGACGTAACGGAAAATATTCAGATTTCATCTGGACACATGAATTTTTCAATGGAACGGATTTTGATGCCCGTGAAGAAAAGACGGGTGTCTTTAAAATTTCCGGTAAAAATAAAGATTGGAATGATCAAGTCGATGATGAATTCGGAAACTATGACTATTTGATGTTCGCGAACATCGATTATAATCACCCGGAAGTCCGAGAAGAAATGATCCGCTGGGGACATTGGTTCCAAGAAACAATTGATTGCCAAGGTTTCCGACTCGATGCCATCAAACATATCAACTATGAATTCGTTCATGAATTCGCAAAATCAATGATTGAAAAAAGTGAAGGTGATTTCTATATGGTCGGCGAGTTCTGGAAATCAGATCTCGATGATTGTCGTCATTTCCTCGATAGCGTCGACTATACGATCGATTTGTTCGATGTTCCGCTTCATTACAAGTTCCATGAAGCTTCGAAGCAGGGACAAGACTTTGATATGACGACGTTGTTTGCGGACACCCTTGTCGAATCACACCCGACGAATGCCGTCACGTTCGTCGACAATCACGATTCTCAACCGGGGGAATCACTTGAGTCGTGGGTGGATGACTGGTTCAAACAACACGCTTACGCGGCGATTTTACTTCGTAAAGACGGTTACCCATGTGTCTTCTACGGTGACTATTATGGAGTGCAAGGACCACATCCGGTAGAAGGAAAAAAAGAAATGATCGATGCTTTACTCTATGCACGGTATCACAAAGCATATGGTGAGCAAGAAGATTATCTCGATGATCCTCATTGTGTCGGTTGGGTTCGCCGTGGAGTTGAGGAAATCGAGAACTCTGGCTGTGCGGTCTTATTGTCGAATGCCGATATGTGTGAAAAACGGATGTTCGTCGGTGAAGAACGTGCAGGTCAAGAATGGTTCGACTATACGAACCATCAAGATCACCCTGTCGTGATCGACGATGAAGGATTTGGTGTCTTCCCGGTTCCAGGTGGTGGTGTCTCAGTTTTTGCTCCGCGAGAAGTCGAGTAA
- a CDS encoding DUF4912 domain-containing protein, with amino-acid sequence MLEQIIKMKEQGLTTKQIAAQLDTTEGKIKYAWTKYRKSLTEQPSVAAPKVKSKTVKQTKKSTAPVLDVVPSVQVVPSLERDAFGMATHYEDDILHAIVQSPTALYVYWELSELSKQLLETHYHTTFDSFRKELRIIDITLVEYEQGQANRTYQFELPEMTNAWFVRPVAPNTTYIIEWGIQTIDGDFVPVLRSKPVETPRDEPVTDGRFAEVVHHWQYGEVEQPEWVEVLRPYSYFDRVR; translated from the coding sequence ATGCTTGAGCAAATCATTAAAATGAAGGAACAAGGGCTGACAACAAAACAAATCGCAGCTCAATTGGATACGACTGAAGGAAAAATCAAATATGCTTGGACTAAATATCGTAAATCGTTAACAGAACAACCTTCTGTAGCAGCGCCGAAAGTAAAATCAAAAACGGTCAAGCAGACGAAAAAGTCGACTGCACCGGTATTAGACGTCGTACCGTCTGTGCAAGTGGTACCTTCGCTAGAACGCGATGCGTTTGGAATGGCGACACATTACGAGGATGACATCCTCCACGCCATCGTTCAGTCACCGACAGCGTTATACGTCTACTGGGAATTATCTGAACTGTCGAAACAGTTGCTAGAGACGCACTATCACACGACGTTTGATTCGTTCCGTAAAGAATTACGCATCATTGATATTACGCTTGTTGAATACGAACAAGGACAGGCAAATCGGACGTATCAGTTCGAGCTACCAGAAATGACGAATGCTTGGTTCGTTCGACCAGTCGCCCCGAATACTACATACATCATTGAATGGGGCATTCAAACGATCGACGGGGACTTTGTCCCAGTACTGCGTTCAAAACCAGTCGAAACGCCACGTGACGAGCCAGTCACGGACGGACGGTTCGCGGAAGTCGTGCATCATTGGCAATATGGAGAGGTCGAACAACCGGAATGGGTCGAAGTATTACGTCCTTATTCCTATTTCGATCGCGTCCGGTAA
- the pstC gene encoding phosphate ABC transporter permease subunit PstC — protein MSSTQNKSVRELIQQNRQQKYSMKNVMERVMPIVLFLCAFVSVVTTIGIILTLVIETEHFFEVVPFKEFFGSTSWYPLNSQPEYGIWPLVVGTLEITVIAMLVAVPIGLTSAIYLSEYASDRARRILKPILEVLAGVPTIVFGFFALTFVTPLLVKLIPGIQIYNALSPGIVVGIMIIPMIASISEDAMSSVPKKIRDGALALGSTRLEVALKVVVPAALSGIIASIVLGMSRAIGETMIVTIAGGSNPTAAIDPLEPVQTMTAYIVQVALGDAGFGTVEYYSIYAVGTLLFVFTLVMNLLANWITRRFREEY, from the coding sequence ATGAGTTCAACACAAAATAAATCGGTTCGCGAGCTGATTCAACAGAACCGACAGCAAAAATATAGTATGAAAAACGTCATGGAACGCGTCATGCCAATCGTGTTATTCCTTTGTGCGTTCGTCTCGGTCGTTACGACCATCGGCATCATTCTCACGTTAGTCATTGAAACAGAGCACTTCTTCGAAGTCGTTCCGTTCAAGGAATTCTTCGGCAGTACGAGCTGGTATCCACTCAACTCACAACCAGAGTATGGAATTTGGCCACTTGTCGTCGGGACGCTTGAGATTACCGTGATTGCGATGCTAGTTGCCGTGCCGATCGGTCTCACATCAGCGATTTATTTAAGTGAGTACGCGTCAGACCGCGCACGCCGTATCTTAAAACCAATTCTTGAAGTGTTAGCAGGTGTTCCAACAATCGTCTTCGGATTCTTCGCGTTGACGTTCGTTACACCATTACTCGTAAAATTGATTCCAGGAATTCAAATTTACAATGCGCTTAGCCCAGGGATTGTCGTCGGAATCATGATCATTCCGATGATCGCTTCGATTTCTGAGGATGCGATGAGCTCTGTCCCGAAAAAGATTCGTGATGGTGCGCTTGCACTCGGTTCGACACGTCTTGAAGTTGCATTGAAAGTCGTCGTTCCAGCTGCTTTATCAGGTATCATTGCATCGATCGTACTCGGTATGTCACGGGCAATCGGTGAGACGATGATCGTAACAATCGCTGGTGGTTCGAATCCGACAGCTGCGATCGATCCACTCGAGCCAGTCCAAACGATGACAGCGTATATCGTTCAGGTCGCCTTAGGTGATGCTGGATTTGGAACTGTCGAATATTACAGTATCTATGCGGTTGGTACACTCTTGTTCGTCTTCACATTAGTGATGAACTTACTTGCGAACTGGATCACACGCCGCTTCAGAGAGGAGTACTAA